The Watersipora subatra chromosome 1, tzWatSuba1.1, whole genome shotgun sequence genome has a window encoding:
- the LOC137385617 gene encoding UDP-glucose 4-epimerase-like, producing MSNRKTILITGGAGYIGVHCIVSLVKAGYKPIVVDNLYNATSDALKAVEAIIGEQVQFYNLDVLDKEALAKVFQENEIFAVVHMAALKAVGESCAMPLKYYHVNVSGTIILMEVMREANVKNLVMSSSATVYGTPQYLPIDEKHPVGGCTNPYGKTKLFMEEIMQDVYASDKEWNIIVLRYFNPIGSHESGTIGEDPKGIPNNLAPYISQVAVGLREQLSVFGDDYDTPDGTGVRDYIHVMDLAEGHSCAVKKITEKPGLKIYNLGTGQGYSVLQLLKAFEKATEKNIPYKVCPRRAGDIAAGYADPKLAEEEMGWKAEKGIDDMCTDMWRWQSKNPNGYSS from the exons ATGTCTAACAGGAAGACTATCTTGATTACTGGAGGAGCTGGCTACATTGGAGTACACTGCATCGTGTCTCTTGTCAAAGCTGGATACAAGCCTATTGTGGTTGATAACTTGTATAATGCTACTTCAG ATGCATTAAAGGCTGTTGAGGCAATAATTGGTGAACAAGTTCAATTTTACAATCTTGATGTACTAGACAAGGAGGCACTTGCTAAAGTGTTTCAAGAG AATGAAATATTTGCTGTCGTACACATGGCAGCATTGAAAGCTGTTGGGGAGTCTTGTGCTATGCCCCTCAAATACTACCATGTCAATGTCAGTGGGACTATTATTCTTATGGAG GTAATGAGAGAAGCTAATGTAAAGAATTTGGTCATGTCTAGTTCTGCAACTGTTTATGGTACACCACAGTACCTGCCTATCGATGAGAAACACCCTGTGGGCGGCTGTACCAACCCTTATGGCAAGACTAAGCTTTTCATGGAGGAAATCATGCAAGATGTGTATGCATCAGATAAG GAGTGGAACATAATAGTGTTGCGCTACTTCAACCCTATCGGATCACACGAGTCGGGCACTATCGGAGAGGATCCAAAGGGCATCCCTAACAACCTGGCACCTTACATCTCACAGGTAGCTGTTGGCCTAAGGGAACAACTCAGTGTTTTTGGAGACGATTATGACACACCCGATGGCACTG GTGTTAGGGACTACATACATGTCATGGACCTAGCAGAGGGTCACTCATGTGCTGTAAAAAAGATTACCGAAAAGCCAGGTTTGAAG ATTTACAACCTTGGAACTGGTCAGGGATACAGTGTTTTACAGCTACTCAAGGCCTTCGAGAAGGCCACTGAAAAAAAT ATACCATATAAGGTGTGCCCAAGAAGGGCTGGTGACATAGCGGCCGGCTACGCTGATCcaaaattggctgaagaggaaATGGGATGGAAGGCTGAGAAAGGCATAGATGACATGT GTACTGATATGTGGCGATGGCAATCAAAAAATCCCAATGGCTACTCATCATAG
- the LOC137407949 gene encoding YY1-associated factor 2-like, protein MDTPSDKKGAGRPKRVVSKPTKEAANGWDCSVCTFNNSVEAFKCTMCDTRKGTSTRKPRTNQQQAIIHQVSLQQTKKEKSVKKPKFKRPARLKNIDRSTAHHMVVTAGDVTVIITDYKPKAMTDASTSGLDGSLADDMSLYGHGSDTDLSD, encoded by the exons ATGGACACTCCTTCAGACAAGAAAGGAGCTGGCAG ACCAAAGCGAGTAGTGAGCAAACCAACAAAAGAAGCTGCAAATGGCTGGGATTGTAGTGTCTGTACATTTAATAACTCAGTGGAAGCATTCAAATGTACCATGTGTGACACTCGTAAAGGCACCTCTACCAG GAAACCAAGGACTAATCAACAGCAAGCTATTATCCATCAGGTATCTTTGCAGCAGactaaaaaggaaaaaagtgtGAAAAAGCCAAAGTTTAAGAG ACCAGCAAGATTGAAAAACATAGAcagaagcactgcgcatcacaTGGTCGTCACTGCTGGAGATGTAACTGTTATTATCACAGACTACAAACCAAAAGCTATGACTGATGCATCTACTAGTGGACTAGATGGCAGCCTCGCTGATGACATGTCTCTCTACGGCCACGGTTCAGACACTGATTTGAGTGACTAG
- the LOC137406811 gene encoding serine/threonine-protein phosphatase 6 regulatory ankyrin repeat subunit B-like: MYFDEPFSIETKQKDVVVELRELLSSYRNNGTISLPSLTSCLYALSSEQRYFELSQGDIFEQTLLHVAADCGHMDTVECFLDSLVSDRRYDLLAKRDVEGSTAIRLAAHNGHMKTVACMLDGLPPGKTYDLLALQDNDGNTAIYIAAQNGYTETLRCMINKTTANEKYLLLAIQDRDGDTALYIAAQEGLVDAVNYMLESIPLERAYDLLKLLSVQDEDGDTAVYMAAQNGHSAVIQCMLNAIETGKIFDLLSIQRSTGATAVFIAALNGHTESVKCMLNRIEDDKRYELLSMQRETGSTALYIAARNGHRGVIEHIFESISLDRTYELLALPRDTGATALHIAIQKVQWNSVDCILGHLSKLSPREVEQFISLKDLDGRTSIHYVAKNGILKFAQCILGCISSEQAYNILKLQDATGYTALHIASRNGHTEIVECILDGIEEIYRYSLLATPDRGGTTALHLAAENGYNEIVKRMLETVGRESVKDLLRLQDNQGATGLHLAASKGHTMTMMSMLNDSSSDSNFDLLSVKNSFGTTVIHIAAGDGSPEMLQCMLKCGTMEKNSVLLATPDNNGCIALMIAALNGKTEAVRYILSCASKDACFTMLMTPDQYGFTPLHMASRNGYTEIIHCILDSIEVNKRYNLLATPDKDGTTALHLAARNGYAETVNCMLKSIPTATVDLLKIQSCGKLTAIMVAALNRRAKVIRTMLKNVSAENVANLLILQSSIGATAVYAAAQTGHVETLKSLLSGVSAEKVNELLAIRCNDGATSLYMAASQGHTDVIKYILNTTAASTRYDLLAMPCVVSSTPVYIAAQHGQATIIHDMLESVASENIYDLLATHCGPLGHTALHKAAKNGATNVVKCMMDKTAKNKRYALLAIQNTVGSTALHLAGKKGHIETIECMLGYLSLDQNCNILAIQTKKGQSVLHEAAWKGQVEMISFILSSVKPEKRHQFLAMKNHDGETPVYYSAEQGHSDAIQCMLKDLSEEKIFQLLVMPENEGATPVYIAAQKGHVEVIQSMFERVASNVRYKLLVTKHSNGSTLLHSAASNTSIMIYITGLFDSSTVISLLSLQDSLGNTVLHQLVRSGNTTAIHNLHNVDSSARPALDALLNTKNSHNKTPEDLADGQGYTNMFAFLRQEKERQNLQDTLSSFQLLAYPSQNNFSTTVISTESSSNGYSFAPSSLLMTNGVNSTPCKPVDFSERQPQIPADTRATLTEPSPNSFPAFTLNNQGISRTPHTSLSAILLDTSESERNHRNDGITHLLSSSPGTSVPTPPLKPFSIRPRMSTGSSAENPSVHPPAKKSIYYTTIIGETIKLLINGRNLIFPFKLRENVQTLKHNIEEESGEECLVLHTDGAKYSNSMTLGDLELPFKVLVGHSQTSVEGKVSRPKPKTMIQIRCEQAKGNSGKALKRTRVDSAERVVKLLTFIHEAVKGGISIVAALNMAKKDRKTIDRNQHIYYLHYLNQDLLNQLEKEWIDSDRKGGLIKLDALASEKIDWDKLLKLADDGVVTLFTARQGKEQP; this comes from the exons ATGTACTTTG ATGAACCGTTCTCGATTGAAACGAAACAGAAAGACGTGGTGGTAGAGTTGAGAGAGCTTCTCAGTTCATACAGGAACAACGGCACCATCTCATTGCCTAGTCTGACGAGTTGTTTATATGCCCTATCTTCAGAGCAAAGATATTTTGAGCTAAGTCAAGGAGACATCTTTGAACAAACGCTTCTACATGTTGCTGCTGATTGTGGTCACATGGACACTGTAGAATGCTTCCTTGACAGTTTAGTATCAGATAGAAGGTATGACCTACTTGCCAAAAGGGATGTGGAAGGTAGCACAGCAATTCGTCTTGCTGCACACAATGGCCATATGAAAACAGTTGCCTGTATGCTCGATGGTTTGCCACCTGGTAAGACTTACGACTTGCTTGCATTGCAGGATAATGATGGAAATACTGCAATATATATTGCGGCTCAAAATGGCTATACAGAGACACTTAGATGCATGATAAACAAAACAACTGCTAATGAAAAATATCTCTTGCTGGCAATTCAGGACAGAGACGGAGACACAGCTTTGTATATAGCAGCCCAGGAAGGTTTAGTGGATGCTGTCAATTATATGTTAGAAAGTATACCTTTGGAAAGGGCATATGACTTGCTAAAG TTACTATCTGTACAAGATGAAGATGGTGACACTGCGGTGTACATGGCGGCCCAGAATGGTCATTCTGCAGTGATACAGTGCATGCTAAATGCCATTGAGACTGGCAagatttttgatttattatcGATACAACGTTCTACTGGTGCTACCGCAGTTTTCATTGCAGCTTTGAATGGTCACACAGAGAGTGTTAAATGCATGTTGAATAGAATAGAGGATGACAAGAGGTATGAACTGTTGTCTATGCAGCGTGAGACTGGTTCGACAGCTCTTTACATTGCTGCAAGAAATGGACACAGAGGTGTTATAGAACATATTTTTGAGAGCATCTCTTTAGATAGAACCTATGAATTACTAGCATTACCTCGAGATACTGGTGCAACGGCCTTGCATATTGCAATACAAAAGGTCCAATGGAACAGTGTTGACTGTATCCTTGGTCACCTGTCGAAATTATCTCCTAGAGAAGTCGAGCAGTTTATATCGCTGAAAGACTTAGATGGCCGTACATCCATACATTATGTTGCAAAGAATGGCATTTTGAAATTTGCTCAATGCATTCTAGGCTGTATATCATCAGAACAAGCTTATAACATCCTCAAACTGCAGGATGCTACTGGATATACAGCTTTACACATAGCCAGCCGAAATGGGCACACTGAAATAGTGGAGTGTATCCTTGATGGCATAGAAGAAATTTACAGATACAGTTTGTTGGCAACACCAGACAGGGGAGGTACTACTGCTCTCCATCTTGCCGCAGAGAATGGTTACAATGAAATAGTAAAACGCATGCTAGAAACTGTAGGCAGAGAAAGTGTTAAAGACTTGCTTCGATTACAAGACAATCAAGGAGCCACGGGTCTACACTTAGCAGCTAGCAAAGGTCACACTATGACAATGATGTCTATGTTGAATGACTCATCCAGTGACAGCAACTTTGATTTGCTCTCAGTGAAAAATAGTTTTGGTACAACAGTCATACACATTGCAGCAGGGGATGGGAGTCCTGAGATGTTGCAATGCATGCTTAAATGTGGAACAATGGAGAAAAATAGTGTTTTGTTAGCAACACCAGATAACAATGGTTGCATAGCTTTAATGATAGCAGCCCTTAATGGTAAAACAGAAGCTGTACGATATATCTTGAGTTGTGCTTCAAAAGATGCTTGCTTTACCATGCTAATGACACCAGACCAATACGGCTTTACTCCATTACACATGGCTAGCCGAAATGGGTACACAGAGATAATACATTGTATCCTGGATAGCATAGAAGTGAATAAGAGATACAACTTGTTGGCAACACCAGACAAAGATGGTACTACTGCACTCCACCTTGCTGCACGGAATGGTTACGCAGAAACAGTAAATTGTATGTTGAAAAGCATTCCTACCGCCACTGTTGATTTATTGAAAATACAAAGTTGTGGTAAACTCACCGCTATAATGGTAGCAGCCTTGAATAGACGCGCAAAGGTCATTCGTACTATGTTGAAAAATGTATCTGCAGAAAATGTCGCAAACTTACTTATACTGCAAAGCTCAATTGGTGCAACGGCAGTCTATGCTGCTGCGCAAACAGGTCATGTTGAAACATTGAAGTCACTTCTGAGTGGGGTATCAGCTGAAAAGGTGAATGAGCTATTAGCGATAAGGTGCAATGATGGTGCTACATCTCTCTACATGGCAGCCTCACAAGGTCACACAGATGTCATCAAGTATATTCTTAACACCACAGCAGCTAGTACAAGATATGACTTACTAGCAATGCCGTGTGTAGTCAGCTCAACTCCTGTTTACATAGCAGCTCAACATGGACAGGCGACGATTATTCATGATATGCTAGAAAGTGTTGCATCTGAGAATATCTATGATCTTTTAGCTACGCATTGTGGACCATTGGGTCATACTGCTCTGCACAAAGCTGCAAAAAATGGAGCAACAAATGTTGTAAAGTGCATGATGGATAagactgctaaaaataaaagatatGCCCTGTTGGCCATTCAAAATACTGTTGGATCTACTGCTCTGCATCTTGCTGGGAAAAAAGGTCACATTGAAACTATTGAGTGCATGCTAGGTTATTTGTCGCTTGATCAGAACTGCAACATCTTAGCTATTCAGACTAAAAAAGGTCAGTCTGTTTTGCATGAAGCAGCTTGGAAAGGTCAGGTAGAAATGATATCGTTTATATTGAGCAGCGTGAAGCCTGAAAAGAGACACCaatttttagcaatgaaaaatcacgATGGTGAAACTCCAGTGTACTATTCAGCAGAACAAGGCCATTCGGATGCTATTCAATGCATGTTGAAGGATTTATCAGAGGAAAAGATATTTCAGTTGCTTGTCATGCCAGAGAATGAAGGTGCCACACCTGTCTATATTGCTGCACAAAAGGGTCACGTTGAAGTTATTCAAAGCATGTTTGAAAGGGTGGCATCTAATGTCAGGTACAAATTACTTGTGACAAAGCATAGTAATGGCAGCACTCTCCTACATTCAGCTGCAAGCAACACTTCTATCATGATATATATTACTGGTCTGTTTGATTCATCCACTGTGATAAGTTTGCTCTCTCTTCAAGACTCGCTGGGAAACACGGTCCTTCACCAGCTGGTGAGGTCTGGAAATACTACCGCAATACATAATCTGCATAATGTTGACTCTAGTGCAAGGCCGGCACTTGATGCTTTGTTGAATACTAAAAACAGTCACAACAAGACGCCAGAAGATTTGGCTGATGGCCAAGGTTATACAAATATGTTTGCCTTCTTAAGGCAAGAGAAAGAGCGACAAAATCTACAAG ATACACTTAGCAGCTTTCAATTACTGGCGTACCCAAGCCAGAACAATTTCTCTACAACAGTCATCTCCACTGAGTCATCTTCAAATGGTTATAGCTTCGCTCCTTCAAGTTTGCTGATGACAAATGGTGTCAACTCAACTCCATGTAAACCCGTGGACTTCTCTGAAAGACAGCCACAGATACCTGCAGATACAAGAGCAACTTTAACTGAACCTTCCCCAAATAGCTTCCCTGCATTTACTTTGAACAATCAAGGAATATCACGAACTCCTCACACAAGTCTCTCAGCCATCCTCCTTGACACCAGCGAATCAGAAAGAAATCACCGAAATGATGGTATAACACATTTGCTGTCATCTTCGCCAGGAACATCTGTACCAACTCCTCCATTAAAACCATTCAGCATTCGACCCAGGATGTCTACAGGATCTTCTGCGGAAAATCCCTCTGTTCATCCTCCAGCAAAGAAATCTATCTATTACA CAACAATAATTGGCGAAACAATCAAGTTGCTAATCAATGGAAGGAATCTGATATTTCCATTTAAGTTGCGAGAAAACGTGCAAACTCTGAAACACAATATTGAAGAGGAATCGGGAGAAGAATGCTTGGTGCTACATACAG ATGGAGCCAAGTACTCCAACAGCATGACTCTGGGTGACTTAGAGCTGCCTTTCAAGGTCTTAGTTGGTCACTCGCAAACTAGTGTCGAAG GTAAGGTGAGTCGCCCAAAGCCAAAAACCATGATCCAGATTCGTTGCGAACAGGCTAAGGGTAATTCCGGCAAAGCTCTCAAGCGCACAAGAG